One region of Esox lucius isolate fEsoLuc1 chromosome 17, fEsoLuc1.pri, whole genome shotgun sequence genomic DNA includes:
- the ccdc120 gene encoding coiled-coil domain-containing protein 120: protein MEVKGRLITSMGVGAPDQDSKMRAERISALQERKQLLEDLLSSRVGELRRVCLQEAELTGKVPRAFPLETGERVPVVQRRACMPFNNTMEEDEASQRRQMKTLFSGALYRHSESERNVPSSRRTVHRGCHTEDTVMSESTSSMSDSTSHDNEESSPSVAADHRSMSQPRLTLGSPDHRVCRKPSPVEIYYEMRMRRNSVTSSISPTHSLPRSASNVEGRSVPATPLLARTAPISVHVRLDGSGGIALKQWSGSLDVPHMVPLAQEGSSSDRRSCPYNSRARRSNSSEALLDRSSLPDDPAPRNGMPPRGGPYKSSEALTDGKLRHIHLGSPERHLDGSTEQGNMRLSMGGRGDTGGGGHNELLMDYIWGKQRIQVQHQLYQSTGRIWQDISSPRSSTAAAPPHVNGFSHSQVHLPSAAPPYSPMAVRGSQVEPRRVKVTRTKSCGPFIPLQQDAILLSAYESPHPGPGPTTSSIPNLHPYQTEVCGASFSRRPPQFSLPSAEDSARSLHKALALEGLRDWYLRNSLGYPTTTPKGHDAGVSRLSHPHPAAHQAQSVPGEPLHRSHMSQSASFHGHPLHGRSMEFSLYQEPLHPQMQDMTPKEPSADPGTLV from the exons ATGGAGGTCAAAGGTCGCCTAATCACATCCATGGGTGTGGGGGCTCCAG ATCAGGACAGCAAGATGCGAGCGGAGCGCATCTCCGCACTGCAGGAGAGAAAGCAACTCTTGGAGGACCTCCTGAGCAGCCGTGTGGGAGAGCTGAGACGAGTGTGTCTGCAGGAGGCG GAGTTGACCGGGAAAGTCCCACGTGCTTTTCCCCTAGAGACCGGAGAGAGAGTTCCAGTGGTACAGCGCAGAGCTTGCATGCCATTTAACAACACTATGGAAGAG GACGAGGCAAGTCAGCGAAGGCAGATGAAAACCCTCTTCAGCGGTGCTTTGTACAGACACTCAGAATCAGAGAGGAATGTCCCCAGCAGTAGGAGAACGGTTCACCGGGGATGCCACACAG AAGACACAGTGATGTCGGAGAGTACTAGTTCCATGTCAGATTCAACATCCCATGACAACG agGAGTCTTCTCCCAGTGTAGCAGCAGACCATCGCTCCATGTCTCAGCCCCGGCTCACCCTGGGCAGCCCAGACCACCGGGTGTGTAGGAAGCCTTCCCCAGTGGAGATCTACTATGAGATGAGGATGCGCCGTAACTCTGTGACCAGCTCCATCAG tcCTACGCATTCTCTACCAAGGAGTGCATCTAATGTTGAAGGCAGAAGTGTTCCTGCTACCCCCCTCCTTGCCCGAACCGCTCCAATCAGTGTTCATGTCAG ATTGGATGGCTCCGGTGGGATTGCGTTAAAGCAGTGGTCTGGCAGCCTGGATGTACCACATATGGTGCCCCTGGCTCAGGAAGGCTCCTCCTCAGACCGCAGAAGCTGCCCTTACAACTCCCGTGCACGACGGAGCAACAGTTCTGAGGCGCTACTTGACCGCTCCAGTCTCCCCGATGACCCGGCCCCCAGGAACGGGATGCCCCCAAGAGGGGGGCCCTACAAAAGCTCAGAGGCCCTCACCGACGGCAAGCTCCGGCACATCCACCTCGGCAGTCCCGAGAGGCACCTGGACGGCTCTACAGAGCAGGGCAACATGCGCCTGTCCATGGGTGGGAGGGGAGACACGGGCGGAGGGGGTCACAACGAGCTTCTAATGGATTACATCTGGGGGAAGCAGAGGATCCAGGTGCAACACCAGCTGTACCAATCAACGGGCCGAATCTGGCAGGACATTTCCTCCCCTCGATCCTCCACGGCCGCAGCGCCTCCTCACGTCAATGGCTTCTCCCACTCCCAGGTGCATCTCCCCAGCGCCGCTCCCCCCTACAGCCCGATGGCGGTCCGCGGCTCCCAGGTTGAGCCTCGCCGAGTCAAAGTGACCCGGACCAAGTCCTGCGGACCCTTCATCCCCCTGCAGCAGGACGCCATCCTGCTGTCCGCCTACGAGTCTCCCCACCCCGGCCCGGgccccaccacctcctccatcccCAACCTGCACCCCTACCAGACGGAGGTGTGTGGAGCCTCGTTCAGTCGCAGGCCTCCCCAGTTCTCTCTGCCCTCCGCTGAGGACTCGGCGCGCAGCCTGCATAAAGCCCTGGCCCTGGAGGGTCTCAGAGACTGGTACCTGAGGAACTCCCTGGGGTACCCAACCACCACGCCGAAGGGGCACGACGCAGGGGTCTCCCGGCTCTCACACCCCCACCCTGCGGCGCACCAGGCTCAGTCTGTGCCAGGCGAACCGCTCCATAGGTCTCATATGTCCCAGTCAGCCAGTTTCCATGGACACCCGCTGCATGGAAG GTCAATGGAGTTCTCACTCTATCAGGAGCCGCTTCATCCTCAGATGCAAGACATGACTCCAAAGGAGCCCAGCGCTGACCCAGGCACATTGGTTTAA